Proteins encoded in a region of the Acomys russatus chromosome 14, mAcoRus1.1, whole genome shotgun sequence genome:
- the Slc37a4 gene encoding glucose-6-phosphate exchanger SLC37A4 isoform X2: MAAQGYGYYRTVIFAAMFGGYSLYYFNRKTFSFVMPSLVEEIALDKDDLGLITSSQSAAYAISKFVSGVLSDQMSARWLFSSGLLLVGLVNVIFSWSSTVSAFAALWFLNGLAQGLGWPPCGKILRKWFEPSQFGTWWAVLSTSMNLAGGLGPILATVLAQSYSWRSTLALSGALCVAVSFLCLLLIHNEPADVGLRNLDPTPSKGKKGSSKEDSTLQDLLLSPYLWVLSTGYLVVFGVKTCCTDWGQFFLIQERGQTALVGSSYVSALEVGGLVGSIAAGYLSDRAMAKAGLSVYGNPRHGLLLFMMAGMAASMFLFRVTVTSDSPKIWILVLGAVFGFSSYGPIALFGVIANESAPPNLCGTSHAIVGLMANVGGFLAGLPFSTIAKHYSWSTAFWVAEMICIASTIAFFLLRNIRTKMGRVPKKAE, translated from the exons ATGGCAGCCCAAGGCTATGGCTACTACCGCACTGTCATATTCGCAGCCATGTTTGGGGGCTACAGCCTCTACTACTTCAACCGCAAAACCTTCTCCTTTGTCATGCCATCGCTGGTGGAGGAGATTGCTCTGGACAAGGATGATTTGG GGCTCATCACAAGCAGCCAGTCGGCAGCCTATGCCATCAGCAAGTTTGTGAGTGGGGTGCTTTCTGATCAGATGAGTGCTCGCTGGCTCTTCTCCTCTGGGCTGCTCCTGGTTGGTCTGGTCAACGTAATCTTCTCTTGGAGCTCTACAGTGTCAGCCTTTGCTGCTCTCTGGTTTCTTAATGGCCTGGCCCAGGGCCTAGGCTGGCCCCCCTGTGGGAAGATCCTCAGGAAG TGGTTTGAGCCATCCCAGTTTGGCACTTGGTGGGCTGTGTTGTCAACCAGCATGAACCTGGCTGGAGGTTTGGGCCCTATCTTGGCAACAGTCCTTGCCCAGAGCTACAGCTGGCGTAGCACGCTGGCCCTGTCTGGGGCACTGTGCGTggctgtctccttcctctgtctgctgCTCATCCACAATGAACCTGCTGACGTTGGACTCCGAAATCTGGACCCTACCCCCTCCAAGGGCAAAAAGG GCTCATCAAAGGAGGACAGCACCCTACAGGATCTGCTGCTGTCCCCCTATCTATGGGTGCTGTCCACCGGCTACCTTGTGGTCTTTGGAGTCAAGACCTGCTGTACAGACTGGGGCCAGTTCTTCCTTATCCAGGAGAGAGGGCAGACTGCCCTTGTGG GTAGCTCCTACGTGAGTGCTCTGGAAGTCGGAGGCCTTGTAGGCAGCATCGCAGCTGGCTACCTGTCAGACCGGGCCATGGCAAAG GCAGGGCTGTCTGTGTATGGGAACCCTCGCCATGGCCTGTTGCTGTTCATGATGGCTGGCATGGCAGCATCCATGTTCCTCTTCCGGGTAACGGTGACCAGTGACTCACCCAAG ATTTGGATCCTGGTGTTGGGAgctgtgtttggtttttcttcttatgGCCCCATTGCCTTGTTTGGAGTCATAGCCAATGAGAGTGCACCTCCCAACCTGTGTGGCACCTCTCATGCTATCGTGGGACTCATGGCCAATG TTGGCGGATTTCTGGCTGGGTTGCCCTTCAGCACCATTGCCAAGCACTATAGCTGGAGCACAGCCTTCTGGGTGGCAGAAATGATCTGTATAGCCAGCACAATTGCCTTCTTTCTACTTCGAAATATCCGCACCAAGATGGGCCGGGTACCCAAGAAGGCAGAGTAA
- the Cenatac gene encoding centrosomal AT-AC splicing factor — MAPPQRCPLCRQTFFCGRGHVYSHKHQRQLKGALERLLPQVEAARKAVRAAQVERYVPEHDQCCWCPCCGCEVRKHLSHGNLTVLHGGLLEHLASPEHKKATNKFWWENKADAQMKEKFLISPQDYARFKKSMVKGLDSYEEKEDEVIKEMAAQIREVEESRQEVVRTALEPQAELDPEEGSSAAGSWKAANGHIASSSQQVSHVDLQPVPELDWMETGQHLTFIGHQDTPAAGNVHSGATPPWMIQEEEHNSGSLLIGPSYEEFLKEKEKQKLKKLPPERVGANFDHSSNTSASWLPSFGRVWNNGRRWQSRHQFKTEAATRSKQSHKAKS; from the exons ATGGCGCCACCGCAGCGCTGTCCTCTGTGTCGCCAAACCTTCTTCTGTGGTCGCGGACACGTCTACAGCCACAAGCACCAGCGGCAGTTGAAGGGAGCTCTGGAGCGGCTTCTACCGCAG GTGGAGGCCGCCCGCAAGGCCGTCCGTGCTGCCCAGGTGGAGCGCTACGTCCCCGAGCACGATCAGTGCTGTTGGTGCCCGTGCTGTGGCTGCGAAGTGCGAAAACATCTGAGCCATGGGAACCTGACAGTGCTGCACGGGGGTCTGCTGGAACACCTGGCCAG CCCAGAGCATAAGAAAGCCACCAACAAATTCTGGTGGGAGAATAAGGCCGATGCCCAAATGAAAGAGAAGTTTCTCATCTCCCCCCAGGATTACGCAAG GTTTAAGAAATCCATGGTGAAAGGCTTGGATTCctatgaggaaaaggaggatgaggTGATTAAAGAG ATGGCAGCTCAGATCCGTGAGGTAGAAGAAAGTCGACAGGAAGTGGTCCGAACTGCCTTAGAG CCTCAGGCAGAGCTAGATCCAGAGGAGGGCTCTTCAGCTGCTGGGAGCTGGAAAGCAGCCAATGG CCACAtagcctccagctcacagcaggTATCACATGTGGACCTGCAACCTGTTCCTGAGCTTGACTGGATGGAGACGGGACAGCACCTAACATTCATTGGCCATCAG GACACACCTGCAGCTGGTAACGTCCACTCAG GTGCTACACCACCCTGGATGATCCAAGAAGAGGAGCACAATTCTGGAAGCCTCCTGATAGGACCTTCCTATGAAGAATTCCTTAAAGAGA aggaaaaacaaaagctgaaGAAACTCCCCCCAGAGCGAGTTGGTGCCAACTTTGACCACAGCTCCAACACCAGTGCAAGCTGGCTGCCCTCTTTTGGCAGAGTCTGGAATAACGGGCGCCGCTGGCAGTCCAG GCATCAATTCAAAACTGAAGCAGCAACAAGAAGCAAACAGTCACATAAAGCAAAGAGCTGA
- the Trappc4 gene encoding trafficking protein particle complex subunit 4 isoform X1, producing MAIFSVYVVNKAGGLIYQWDSYSPRAEAEKTFSYPLDLLLKLHDERVLVAFGQRDGIRVGHAVLAINGVDVNGKYTADGKEVLEYLGNSANYPVSIRFGRPRLTSNEKLMLASMFHSLFAIGSQLSPEQGSSGIEMLETDTFKLHCFQTLTGIKFVVLADPRQAGIDSLLRKIYEIYSDFALKNPFYSLEMPIRCELFDQNLKLALEVAEKAGTFGPGS from the exons ATGGCGATTTTTAGTGTGTACGTAGTGAACAAAGCCGGCGGCCTGATTTACCAGTGGGACAGCTACTCGCCACGGGCTGAGGCTGAGAAAACCTTCAGCTACCCGCTGGATCTGCTGCTGAAACTGCACGACGAGCGTGTGCTGGTCGCTTTTGGACAGCGCGACGGCATCCGGG TAGGCCACGCAGTGTTGGCCATCAATGGCGTGGATGTGAACGGCAAGTACACGGCCGACGGGAAAGAAGTGCTGGAGTATCTGGGTAACTCTGCCAATTACCCGGTGTCCATTCGATTCGGCCGGCCCCGCCTTACCTCTAACGAGAAGCTTATGCTGGCTTCCATGTTTCACTC GCTGTTTGCCATTGGTTCCCAGCTGTCTCCGGAACAAGGCAGTTCAGGCATTGAAATGCTAGAGACAGATACATTCAAACTGCACTGCTTCCAAACACTCACAG GGATCAAGTTTGTGGTCCTGGCAGATCCTAGGCAAGCTGGAATAGATTCTCTTCTCCGAAAAATTTATGAAATTTACTCAGACTTTGCCCTCAAGAATCCATTCTACTCCTTGGAAATGCCTATCAG ATGTGAGCTGTTTGACCAAAACCTGAAGCTAGCTCTGGAGGTGGCAGAGAAGGCTGGCACTTTTGGACCTGGGTCATAG
- the Trappc4 gene encoding trafficking protein particle complex subunit 4 isoform X2 — MAIFSVYVVNKAGGLIYQWDSYSPRAEAEKTFSYPLDLLLKLHDERVLVAFGQRDGIRGHAVLAINGVDVNGKYTADGKEVLEYLGNSANYPVSIRFGRPRLTSNEKLMLASMFHSLFAIGSQLSPEQGSSGIEMLETDTFKLHCFQTLTGIKFVVLADPRQAGIDSLLRKIYEIYSDFALKNPFYSLEMPIRCELFDQNLKLALEVAEKAGTFGPGS, encoded by the exons ATGGCGATTTTTAGTGTGTACGTAGTGAACAAAGCCGGCGGCCTGATTTACCAGTGGGACAGCTACTCGCCACGGGCTGAGGCTGAGAAAACCTTCAGCTACCCGCTGGATCTGCTGCTGAAACTGCACGACGAGCGTGTGCTGGTCGCTTTTGGACAGCGCGACGGCATCCGGG GCCACGCAGTGTTGGCCATCAATGGCGTGGATGTGAACGGCAAGTACACGGCCGACGGGAAAGAAGTGCTGGAGTATCTGGGTAACTCTGCCAATTACCCGGTGTCCATTCGATTCGGCCGGCCCCGCCTTACCTCTAACGAGAAGCTTATGCTGGCTTCCATGTTTCACTC GCTGTTTGCCATTGGTTCCCAGCTGTCTCCGGAACAAGGCAGTTCAGGCATTGAAATGCTAGAGACAGATACATTCAAACTGCACTGCTTCCAAACACTCACAG GGATCAAGTTTGTGGTCCTGGCAGATCCTAGGCAAGCTGGAATAGATTCTCTTCTCCGAAAAATTTATGAAATTTACTCAGACTTTGCCCTCAAGAATCCATTCTACTCCTTGGAAATGCCTATCAG ATGTGAGCTGTTTGACCAAAACCTGAAGCTAGCTCTGGAGGTGGCAGAGAAGGCTGGCACTTTTGGACCTGGGTCATAG
- the Slc37a4 gene encoding glucose-6-phosphate exchanger SLC37A4 isoform X1, translated as MAAQGYGYYRTVIFAAMFGGYSLYYFNRKTFSFVMPSLVEEIALDKDDLGLITSSQSAAYAISKFVSGVLSDQMSARWLFSSGLLLVGLVNVIFSWSSTVSAFAALWFLNGLAQGLGWPPCGKILRKWFEPSQFGTWWAVLSTSMNLAGGLGPILATVLAQSYSWRSTLALSGALCVAVSFLCLLLIHNEPADVGLRNLDPTPSKGKKGSSKEDSTLQDLLLSPYLWVLSTGYLVVFGVKTCCTDWGQFFLIQERGQTALVGSSYVSALEVGGLVGSIAAGYLSDRAMAKAGLSVYGNPRHGLLLFMMAGMAASMFLFRVTVTSDSPKDAFWTPALHPLAELTGFTEHEIWILVLGAVFGFSSYGPIALFGVIANESAPPNLCGTSHAIVGLMANVGGFLAGLPFSTIAKHYSWSTAFWVAEMICIASTIAFFLLRNIRTKMGRVPKKAE; from the exons ATGGCAGCCCAAGGCTATGGCTACTACCGCACTGTCATATTCGCAGCCATGTTTGGGGGCTACAGCCTCTACTACTTCAACCGCAAAACCTTCTCCTTTGTCATGCCATCGCTGGTGGAGGAGATTGCTCTGGACAAGGATGATTTGG GGCTCATCACAAGCAGCCAGTCGGCAGCCTATGCCATCAGCAAGTTTGTGAGTGGGGTGCTTTCTGATCAGATGAGTGCTCGCTGGCTCTTCTCCTCTGGGCTGCTCCTGGTTGGTCTGGTCAACGTAATCTTCTCTTGGAGCTCTACAGTGTCAGCCTTTGCTGCTCTCTGGTTTCTTAATGGCCTGGCCCAGGGCCTAGGCTGGCCCCCCTGTGGGAAGATCCTCAGGAAG TGGTTTGAGCCATCCCAGTTTGGCACTTGGTGGGCTGTGTTGTCAACCAGCATGAACCTGGCTGGAGGTTTGGGCCCTATCTTGGCAACAGTCCTTGCCCAGAGCTACAGCTGGCGTAGCACGCTGGCCCTGTCTGGGGCACTGTGCGTggctgtctccttcctctgtctgctgCTCATCCACAATGAACCTGCTGACGTTGGACTCCGAAATCTGGACCCTACCCCCTCCAAGGGCAAAAAGG GCTCATCAAAGGAGGACAGCACCCTACAGGATCTGCTGCTGTCCCCCTATCTATGGGTGCTGTCCACCGGCTACCTTGTGGTCTTTGGAGTCAAGACCTGCTGTACAGACTGGGGCCAGTTCTTCCTTATCCAGGAGAGAGGGCAGACTGCCCTTGTGG GTAGCTCCTACGTGAGTGCTCTGGAAGTCGGAGGCCTTGTAGGCAGCATCGCAGCTGGCTACCTGTCAGACCGGGCCATGGCAAAG GCAGGGCTGTCTGTGTATGGGAACCCTCGCCATGGCCTGTTGCTGTTCATGATGGCTGGCATGGCAGCATCCATGTTCCTCTTCCGGGTAACGGTGACCAGTGACTCACCCAAG GATGCTTTCTGGACTCCTGCTCTCCATCCTCTGGCTGAGCTCACAGGCTTTACGGAGCACGAG ATTTGGATCCTGGTGTTGGGAgctgtgtttggtttttcttcttatgGCCCCATTGCCTTGTTTGGAGTCATAGCCAATGAGAGTGCACCTCCCAACCTGTGTGGCACCTCTCATGCTATCGTGGGACTCATGGCCAATG TTGGCGGATTTCTGGCTGGGTTGCCCTTCAGCACCATTGCCAAGCACTATAGCTGGAGCACAGCCTTCTGGGTGGCAGAAATGATCTGTATAGCCAGCACAATTGCCTTCTTTCTACTTCGAAATATCCGCACCAAGATGGGCCGGGTACCCAAGAAGGCAGAGTAA
- the Rps25 gene encoding 40S ribosomal protein S25, translating into MPPKDDKKKKDAGKSAKKDKDPVNKSGGKAKKKKWSKGKVRDKLNNLVLFDKATYDKLCKEVPNYKLITPAVVSERLKIRGSLARAALQELLSKGLIKLVSKHRAQVIYTRNTKGGDAPAAGEDA; encoded by the exons ATG CCGCCCAAGGacgacaagaagaagaaagatgctggGAAGTCGgccaaaaaagacaaagacccagTAAATAAGTCTGGTGGCAAGGCCAAAAAGAAG AAGTGGTCCAAAGGCAAAGTTCGGGACAAGCTCAACAATTTAGTCCTGTTTGACAAAGCCACATACGACAAACTCTGCAAGGAAGTTCCCAACTATAAGCTTATTACTCCAGCTGTTGTCTCTGAGAGACTGAAGATCCGCGGCTCGCTGGCCAGGGCAGCCCTTCAGGAGCTGCTTAGTAAAG GACTTATCAAGCTGGTTTCGAAGCACAGAGCCCAAGTAATTtacacaagaaacacaaagggTGGAGATGCCCCAGCTGCTGGTGAAGATGCATAA